The following coding sequences lie in one Phycisphaerae bacterium genomic window:
- a CDS encoding S8 family serine peptidase, which translates to MRGFKRLRFVSCNARCVRRLGLLFAGLGALSGAEWAFASGNLEVQPSSLIIDCTGTAGGASAASGAMNALDVPPQGTLDLSNPQAVLGPIRPDQITIRFRTARAAALHADRMTVAPHDRGRWMDHAAAARPARLPIAVQGLRPQASGHAKALRTLNTHAQLRAEAATLAGGKTLAAHRSAAVSRALAGAFQPADPMGIFHAKVVPGTDLRALCLELMRHPEVVYASPSPVCRPMVTPNDPLYPRMWNLPMINMPAAWDVSGNTLGTVRVCLVDSGVRITHSELAGRIADPTDVYLDNGDAFADADPSNDDPDGHGTACAGIMASIRGNGLLVAGIAPVTIIPVNGSYTENGNTYIANYTDGIYWGVDHGASVVSLSLGGTHSDPYPEEVDAINYAQAHDVVVCAAAGNDDGPAEQTFPSALPYCIQVGAVDQDGIRVRPSRWYWGSNYGSTLDVCAPGQGDVGLWDSILTLGNLTNTAYVNYFNGTSAATPHVAGLAALLKHINPALTGSQIRSCIESTARDRVGAPEEDIAGRDAYHGYGLIDAAAAAQCARDGGHCLTIRNSGSSPVQINAIEAPAWAHVSPAAAFSIPAGASQPVSVTACAQCSGSGMDGSMVIYSNDPGQPAIAIPVHVDCASCQPLTGCQAASEAVLAGQSTSLHALPGGSDTVEWFTDSCGGTPIEGGATPTVAPTQTTIYYARSANPAAGCVGSTCCSVEVAVISGDLTVQSLTGPSTSGAGQTISLVATTRNGTTSTLAGASVTRLYWSTNTTVDGDDIEIGSCSISSLEASQSSSGTVTATIAPDTATGTYYVIAQADADNDVTETNEANNTRTLTVKVGPDLTVSTLTGPSTSGAGQVVTLTAIVKNGTTASPAAASTLRFYWSTNTTLDGGDAEIASCGVAALAANQSGAPCSIQLDIPTDIVPATYYVFAKADADDAVAETSETNNTRYRSIKVGPDLSVSALTVPSTSGAGQTIAISATVKNGSTSSPAGPFFTRLYWSTNSTLEIGDTEIASWSVDGLGAGESTSFQTALTIPLGTASATYYVIARTDDGDAVLSEVSETNNIRYAPIKIGADLTIPTLAAPSTSGMGQVITVTATVKNGVTSSPTGPFVTRVYLSTNTTIDAGDSEIGSCSTADLQAGQSTPCSLSVAITSDIVAGSYYLIAKADADDAVVSETSESNNTKYASIKIGAELTISAMTNPNSVVAGQAITVTATTKNGATASPAEAFFTRLYWSTNSALDASDVEIGSCSIAELGPNASTTCTFAVTVPQVSVRAVYYLIAKADADGVVVETSETNNTLSRFIVVSP; encoded by the coding sequence ATGAGAGGTTTCAAGAGGCTCAGGTTCGTGTCGTGCAACGCTCGTTGTGTCCGCAGGCTAGGCTTGCTGTTCGCCGGGTTAGGGGCGTTGAGCGGCGCCGAGTGGGCTTTCGCCAGTGGCAATCTGGAGGTTCAACCGTCGTCTCTGATCATCGACTGCACGGGCACGGCGGGCGGAGCGTCTGCCGCGAGTGGTGCGATGAATGCGCTCGACGTTCCTCCCCAGGGGACGCTCGATCTGTCCAATCCGCAGGCCGTTCTGGGACCGATTCGGCCTGACCAGATCACGATCCGTTTCAGGACTGCCAGGGCGGCCGCGCTTCACGCGGACCGAATGACGGTCGCGCCGCACGATCGCGGACGGTGGATGGACCACGCGGCGGCCGCCCGGCCGGCACGGTTGCCGATCGCGGTTCAGGGCTTGCGTCCTCAGGCGTCCGGTCATGCCAAGGCGTTGCGGACCTTGAACACCCACGCCCAGCTGCGCGCCGAAGCGGCCACCCTCGCGGGTGGCAAGACGCTGGCCGCTCATCGCTCGGCGGCCGTGTCCCGCGCTTTGGCCGGCGCTTTCCAGCCCGCCGACCCGATGGGCATCTTCCATGCCAAGGTCGTCCCGGGCACGGACCTGCGGGCGCTGTGTCTGGAACTCATGAGGCACCCGGAGGTCGTCTACGCCAGCCCGAGCCCGGTCTGCCGGCCGATGGTCACCCCAAACGATCCCCTGTATCCGCGCATGTGGAATCTGCCGATGATCAACATGCCTGCGGCCTGGGACGTGAGCGGGAACACGCTCGGCACGGTTCGCGTTTGCCTGGTGGACAGCGGCGTGCGCATCACCCATTCCGAACTGGCCGGCCGGATCGCCGATCCGACCGACGTCTATCTCGACAACGGAGACGCCTTTGCGGACGCCGACCCCAGCAACGACGATCCGGACGGCCACGGGACGGCCTGCGCCGGCATCATGGCATCGATTCGGGGCAACGGCCTGCTGGTGGCCGGGATTGCCCCGGTCACCATCATCCCGGTCAACGGGTCCTACACGGAGAACGGCAACACCTACATCGCCAACTACACTGACGGCATTTACTGGGGTGTGGACCATGGGGCGAGCGTGGTCAGCCTGAGTCTCGGCGGGACTCACTCCGATCCCTACCCTGAAGAAGTTGATGCCATCAACTACGCTCAAGCCCACGACGTGGTGGTGTGTGCGGCCGCCGGCAACGACGATGGTCCGGCGGAGCAGACCTTCCCGAGCGCCCTGCCCTACTGCATCCAGGTGGGTGCGGTGGACCAGGACGGCATCCGCGTCCGCCCGTCGAGGTGGTATTGGGGGAGCAACTACGGCTCCACCCTGGATGTCTGTGCCCCGGGCCAGGGGGACGTTGGCCTGTGGGACTCCATTCTGACGCTGGGCAACCTCACCAACACTGCCTACGTCAACTACTTCAACGGCACCAGTGCGGCGACGCCGCATGTGGCCGGCCTCGCGGCCCTGCTCAAGCACATCAACCCGGCCCTGACCGGCAGCCAGATTCGGAGCTGCATCGAATCCACCGCTCGCGACCGGGTGGGCGCTCCTGAGGAAGACATCGCGGGGCGCGACGCCTACCACGGTTACGGCCTGATCGATGCGGCTGCCGCGGCGCAATGCGCGCGCGACGGCGGGCACTGCCTGACGATCAGGAATTCCGGCTCGTCGCCGGTTCAGATCAATGCCATTGAGGCACCGGCCTGGGCACACGTGTCGCCGGCGGCTGCGTTCAGCATCCCGGCCGGAGCCAGCCAGCCGGTCTCCGTGACCGCCTGCGCCCAGTGCTCGGGGTCCGGCATGGACGGCTCGATGGTGATCTACAGCAACGATCCGGGTCAGCCGGCGATCGCGATTCCGGTACACGTGGATTGCGCGAGTTGCCAACCGCTCACCGGCTGCCAGGCAGCCTCGGAGGCGGTTCTGGCCGGACAATCGACGAGCCTCCATGCCCTCCCCGGCGGCAGCGACACGGTCGAGTGGTTCACTGACAGCTGCGGGGGTACGCCTATCGAGGGGGGGGCCACGCCCACGGTTGCGCCCACCCAGACGACGATCTACTACGCGCGCTCGGCGAATCCGGCGGCAGGGTGTGTGGGCAGCACCTGCTGCTCGGTTGAGGTGGCCGTGATCAGCGGAGACCTGACCGTCCAGTCCTTGACCGGCCCGAGCACCAGCGGCGCGGGTCAGACCATCAGCCTTGTCGCCACGACCCGGAACGGCACGACCTCCACGCTGGCCGGGGCCTCGGTGACCCGGCTCTACTGGTCCACCAATACCACCGTGGACGGTGACGACATCGAGATTGGGAGCTGCAGCATTTCCTCGCTGGAGGCAAGTCAGTCGAGCTCGGGCACGGTCACGGCGACCATTGCCCCCGATACCGCGACCGGCACCTACTACGTGATTGCCCAGGCCGACGCGGACAACGACGTGACCGAAACCAACGAGGCCAACAACACCAGGACCCTGACCGTCAAGGTCGGCCCGGACTTGACGGTGTCGACCCTGACCGGTCCGTCGACCAGTGGGGCGGGCCAAGTGGTGACCCTGACGGCCATCGTCAAGAACGGCACGACCGCGAGCCCGGCTGCGGCCTCGACCCTGCGGTTCTACTGGTCCACCAACACGACGCTGGACGGGGGAGACGCCGAGATCGCCAGCTGCGGGGTCGCCGCCCTGGCCGCGAACCAGTCCGGGGCGCCGTGCTCTATCCAACTTGACATTCCCACGGACATCGTTCCGGCCACATACTACGTCTTCGCGAAGGCGGATGCCGACGACGCGGTGGCGGAGACGAGCGAGACCAACAACACCCGGTACAGGTCGATCAAGGTCGGCCCGGACCTGAGCGTCTCGGCCCTGACGGTTCCGAGCACGAGCGGGGCGGGCCAGACGATCGCGATCAGTGCGACGGTCAAGAACGGCTCGACCTCGAGTCCCGCGGGGCCGTTCTTCACGCGACTCTACTGGTCGACCAACAGCACGCTGGAGATCGGCGACACTGAGATCGCAAGCTGGAGCGTAGACGGCCTGGGGGCCGGCGAGTCGACCAGTTTTCAGACGGCGTTGACCATTCCTCTCGGTACCGCCTCCGCGACCTACTACGTGATTGCCAGGACGGACGATGGTGATGCGGTCCTTTCGGAGGTCAGCGAGACCAACAACATCAGGTACGCACCGATCAAGATCGGCGCCGACCTGACGATTCCCACCCTGGCGGCTCCAAGTACCAGTGGCATGGGTCAGGTCATCACCGTCACGGCGACGGTGAAGAACGGCGTGACCAGCAGTCCCACGGGCCCGTTTGTGACCCGGGTGTACCTGTCGACCAACACCACGATCGACGCGGGTGATTCCGAGATCGGCAGCTGCAGCACGGCCGATCTGCAAGCCGGCCAGTCAACGCCATGTTCGCTGTCGGTGGCCATCACTTCGGACATTGTCGCCGGTTCGTACTATCTGATTGCCAAGGCGGACGCTGACGACGCGGTTGTTTCCGAGACCAGCGAGTCCAACAACACCAAGTACGCTTCGATCAAGATCGGGGCCGAGCTGACGATCTCGGCCATGACCAACCCGAACTCCGTCGTTGCGGGGCAGGCCATCACGGTCACGGCGACCACCAAGAACGGTGCGACCGCGAGCCCGGCCGAGGCGTTCTTCACCCGGCTGTACTGGTCCACCAATTCGGCGCTTGACGCGAGCGATGTCGAGATCGGAAGCTGCAGTATTGCCGAGCTGGGTCCGAATGCATCCACGACCTGCACCTTTGCGGTGACCGTGCCGCAGGTCAGCGTCCGGGCGGTGTACTACCTGATTGCGAAGGCGGATGCGGACGGTGTCGTGGTGGAGACCAGCGAGACGAACAACACCCTGTCGCGTTTCATCGTCGTGAGCCCGTGA
- a CDS encoding prolyl oligopeptidase family serine peptidase, which produces MSSNTASLDRRANPQLALSLDRPFRRRAQCRYLLHLPSTCQPQGHFWPLILYLHGAGERGDDLEMVKKHGPPKLIAAGRDLPFIVLSPLCPKDQTWYPHLLTELLDEVEEHHNIDKDRVYLTGLSMGGFGAWALGIETPERFAAIAPICGGGPPYIAYRLRRVPVWAFHGDRDEVVPLYESQRMVQAVQRAGGNARLTVYPGVGHDAWTRTYEGHELYDWLLSHKRAARAAGT; this is translated from the coding sequence ATGTCTTCCAATACCGCATCCCTGGACCGCCGGGCCAATCCCCAGCTGGCCTTGAGCCTCGACCGGCCCTTCCGCAGGCGGGCCCAATGCCGCTACTTGCTCCATCTGCCTTCCACCTGCCAACCTCAGGGTCACTTCTGGCCACTGATCCTCTACCTGCACGGCGCCGGCGAGCGGGGCGACGACCTCGAAATGGTGAAAAAACATGGCCCCCCCAAACTCATCGCCGCCGGCCGCGATCTGCCCTTCATCGTCCTATCACCCTTGTGCCCCAAGGACCAAACCTGGTACCCCCACCTGCTCACCGAACTCCTCGACGAGGTAGAAGAACACCACAACATCGACAAGGACCGCGTTTACCTCACCGGACTCAGCATGGGCGGATTCGGTGCCTGGGCTCTCGGGATCGAAACCCCGGAACGATTCGCGGCCATCGCCCCGATCTGCGGCGGCGGCCCCCCCTATATCGCCTACCGGCTCAGACGCGTGCCCGTCTGGGCCTTCCACGGCGACCGGGACGAAGTCGTGCCACTGTATGAGTCCCAGCGAATGGTCCAGGCCGTTCAGCGAGCCGGCGGTAATGCCCGCTTGACCGTCTATCCCGGTGTCGGCCATGATGCCTGGACCCGCACCTACGAGGGTCACGAACTGTACGACTGGCTGTTGAGCCACAAGCGAGCGGCCCGAGCCGCGGGCACGTGA
- a CDS encoding site-specific integrase translates to MPRQAQPHYEEKRNQWYIYVNYEKKYLCSGKGNWAEAARRAEQFLGKPAHLGEAETIAQAIEQWLVKNGTDWKRERLIPWNRFAGGMRLAELNEEHLVDFLAHLRKTGYTRVYQKRTPDQHGKIPNARKKKFEYSAKNLRTMIGLAHAVLVWAAEPPRRWLDVIPRRPDDIPPPRKLYRDVARPRLREAFADLPKRSSPICRFIVNVGCRPGEACQLKWSHVDLEGWTCRLAEHKTEESTGQDRILYLTPAAVEILRDQPRVGVYVFLNRFGRPYKPNGLRSILRRRGITGGYALRHTYAQSAREAGVELDVLQKHLGHKHLSTTQVYAQVRDPQAARVARALPSPLQAPPVDSSIPETSAAALPESQEADRWTRQRHSKAPARHKAGRHATSQLRSA, encoded by the coding sequence ATGCCACGACAGGCCCAACCCCACTACGAGGAGAAGCGGAACCAGTGGTACATCTACGTCAACTACGAGAAGAAATACCTGTGCAGTGGGAAAGGAAATTGGGCCGAAGCGGCAAGAAGGGCTGAGCAGTTCCTGGGGAAGCCCGCTCACCTGGGCGAAGCCGAGACCATCGCCCAAGCGATCGAGCAGTGGCTCGTCAAGAACGGAACCGACTGGAAGCGAGAGCGGTTGATCCCGTGGAACCGGTTCGCTGGAGGCATGCGGCTCGCTGAACTGAACGAAGAGCATCTCGTTGACTTCCTCGCCCACCTCCGCAAGACGGGATACACGAGGGTCTACCAGAAGCGCACGCCAGATCAGCACGGCAAGATCCCGAACGCTCGGAAGAAGAAGTTTGAGTACTCGGCAAAGAACCTGCGGACGATGATCGGCCTCGCCCACGCCGTTCTCGTCTGGGCAGCGGAGCCCCCCCGTCGGTGGCTGGACGTGATTCCAAGACGTCCGGACGACATTCCTCCCCCGAGGAAACTGTATCGAGACGTGGCACGGCCGAGACTCCGTGAAGCCTTTGCCGATCTGCCGAAGCGATCATCACCAATCTGCCGATTCATCGTGAACGTTGGTTGCCGACCCGGGGAGGCGTGTCAGCTCAAATGGTCGCACGTTGACCTGGAGGGATGGACCTGCCGCTTGGCCGAACACAAGACAGAGGAGTCTACGGGCCAGGACCGTATCCTCTACCTCACCCCCGCCGCAGTCGAGATCTTGCGGGATCAGCCGCGAGTCGGCGTGTACGTTTTCCTCAACCGGTTCGGCCGCCCCTACAAACCGAACGGCTTGCGGTCCATTCTCCGCCGTCGAGGCATCACAGGAGGGTACGCATTGCGACACACTTACGCCCAGAGTGCTCGCGAGGCAGGTGTCGAACTGGATGTGTTGCAGAAACACCTCGGACACAAACACCTTTCTACGACCCAAGTGTACGCTCAGGTGCGCGATCCCCAGGCCGCCCGGGTGGCCCGAGCCCTGCCCTCGCCGCTGCAAGCTCCGCCTGTCGACAGTAGTATTCCTGAGACTTCCGCCGCCGCGCTTCCTGAATCCCAAGAAGCCGATCGATGGACTCGACAAAGACATAGTAAGGCCCCCGCTCGCCACAAAGCTGGACGGCACGCAACTTCCCAGCTTCGATCAGCCTGA
- a CDS encoding N-acetylmuramoyl-L-alanine amidase — MRWLSPALAAISALWLSVTAVGLGQTVQIPFDAPEGVVFVSRPLLPGVLAQEVVVRELLAGPSPEEAARGLTSPILPDVQLVEFVSSGEGVTIDLSPEVLSGLGESSLTEVFSRLRLALDSFPEILSVRLTCCGSVLSAYLPPTKLESVPPASFPVLGGKGCGEAATGLAGKIITIGPSHGRFHNGSGWYWQRSDPCGLGEAVLEDTNSIRLMQFLYQYLNQDGATVHVPRQLDESDCCHSATGLAWWKMAARYWLEHSGLPSAVWDSSDTHLNDDIRARPLFADYRGSDIYIAHHTNAYKVNQASGTEVYRDTEMEHPAHETNSYNLALAIKTNIESAIRDVYDSTWPIRNGGQPRDSAGGFGEIRIPNRPACLIELAFHDNCNKDAAYLTDNFFRSTAEWGVYKGVCSYFGVAPTWDRYSCEYVSDTIPATMAAGGVYDVSVTFRNRGVVWSVERGFKLGAVGDSDPFTVSTRSPVAGEVRPGQAFAFSFALTAPAAAGRYTTDWRMVREAVAWFGPTVSRQIQVMLPPSPGDLDDDNDVDLDDLAIMQRCLTGSGVNQGDAACAECLIEGNDGDVDGEDLRKLVGCMSGAGIKADPDCGR; from the coding sequence ATGAGGTGGTTGTCCCCAGCCCTGGCTGCAATCTCGGCCTTGTGGCTGAGCGTCACTGCCGTTGGGCTTGGGCAGACTGTTCAGATCCCGTTTGATGCTCCCGAGGGGGTTGTTTTCGTCAGCCGGCCATTGTTGCCCGGTGTGCTGGCACAGGAAGTGGTGGTCCGGGAGCTTCTGGCCGGTCCCTCCCCAGAGGAGGCAGCCAGAGGGTTGACCTCGCCGATTCTGCCGGATGTCCAGCTGGTGGAGTTCGTGTCTTCAGGGGAGGGGGTTACCATTGACCTGTCTCCGGAAGTGCTTAGCGGGCTTGGAGAGTCTTCGCTGACGGAGGTGTTTTCGCGGTTGCGGCTGGCCCTTGATTCGTTTCCGGAGATCCTGAGTGTTCGTCTGACCTGCTGCGGCAGCGTGTTGTCAGCCTACCTGCCTCCGACGAAGTTGGAGTCTGTTCCGCCCGCGTCGTTTCCAGTGTTGGGGGGCAAGGGGTGCGGCGAGGCGGCGACGGGACTGGCCGGCAAGATCATCACCATTGGTCCGTCGCACGGTCGGTTCCACAACGGGTCGGGCTGGTACTGGCAGCGGAGTGATCCGTGCGGTCTCGGGGAGGCGGTGTTGGAGGACACCAACTCGATCCGGCTGATGCAGTTTCTATATCAGTATCTGAACCAGGATGGGGCCACGGTGCACGTTCCGCGGCAGCTGGACGAGAGCGACTGCTGTCACTCGGCCACCGGTCTGGCGTGGTGGAAGATGGCCGCCCGCTACTGGCTCGAGCACAGCGGGCTTCCGTCCGCGGTGTGGGACAGCTCGGACACTCATCTCAATGACGACATCCGCGCTCGCCCGTTGTTTGCCGACTATCGGGGTTCGGACATCTACATTGCCCATCACACGAACGCGTATAAGGTGAACCAGGCCAGTGGTACCGAGGTCTATCGGGATACGGAGATGGAGCACCCTGCTCACGAAACCAACAGCTACAACCTGGCTCTGGCGATCAAGACGAACATTGAGTCCGCGATCCGCGACGTTTACGACAGCACGTGGCCGATTCGCAACGGTGGCCAGCCGCGTGACTCGGCCGGCGGTTTTGGCGAGATCCGGATTCCGAACCGGCCGGCGTGCCTGATCGAGCTGGCGTTTCACGACAACTGCAACAAGGACGCTGCTTACCTGACGGACAACTTTTTCCGGTCGACCGCCGAGTGGGGCGTCTACAAAGGCGTCTGCAGCTACTTCGGTGTCGCCCCCACCTGGGACCGGTACTCATGCGAGTACGTCAGCGACACGATCCCGGCGACGATGGCGGCCGGTGGGGTCTACGACGTTTCGGTCACGTTTCGCAATCGGGGCGTGGTCTGGTCGGTCGAGCGCGGCTTCAAGCTGGGAGCGGTGGGTGACAGCGATCCGTTCACGGTCAGCACGCGGTCGCCGGTGGCGGGTGAAGTGCGGCCGGGGCAGGCTTTCGCCTTCAGTTTCGCGCTGACCGCCCCTGCGGCGGCTGGCCGGTACACTACGGATTGGCGCATGGTCCGTGAAGCCGTGGCCTGGTTTGGTCCCACGGTAAGCCGTCAGATCCAGGTGATGTTGCCTCCTTCACCTGGTGATCTGGATGACGACAACGACGTTGATCTGGATGATCTGGCGATCATGCAGCGATGCCTAACTGGTTCTGGCGTCAACCAGGGTGATGCCGCCTGTGCCGAGTGTCTGATTGAAGGCAACGATGGCGACGTGGACGGTGAGGATCTGCGCAAGCTGGTCGGATGCATGTCCGGGGCGGGCATCAAGGCTGATCCGGATTGTGGCCGGTAG
- a CDS encoding prolyl oligopeptidase family serine peptidase encodes MLSGCAAFGQGPTSRPAQTVQTFKKEVTKAFEYRYLLYLPKEYGTPDKKWPLVLFLHGAGERGTHIEAVKRHGPPKLIAAGREFPFIVASPQCPAKRWWDPAALDALIDEIVAKYAVDESRIYLTGLSMGGYGTWNLACHHPERFAAIAPICGGGIPYLAREQLAKTPTWVFHGAKDPVVAPSESTRMVDMLKQTNPNVKLTMYPNADHDSWTRTYDNPEFYSWLLSHKR; translated from the coding sequence ATGCTCTCCGGCTGCGCTGCTTTCGGACAAGGCCCCACCAGCCGCCCGGCCCAAACCGTCCAAACCTTCAAAAAGGAGGTCACCAAAGCGTTCGAGTACCGGTATCTCCTCTATCTGCCCAAGGAATACGGAACTCCTGACAAGAAGTGGCCGTTGGTCCTGTTCCTCCATGGCGCCGGCGAACGCGGCACGCATATCGAGGCCGTCAAACGGCACGGCCCACCCAAGCTCATCGCCGCCGGCCGCGAGTTCCCCTTCATCGTCGCATCCCCCCAGTGCCCGGCCAAGAGATGGTGGGACCCCGCCGCCCTCGACGCCCTGATCGATGAAATCGTCGCCAAGTACGCGGTCGACGAGTCACGCATCTACCTCACCGGCCTGAGCATGGGCGGCTATGGCACCTGGAACCTGGCCTGCCACCACCCAGAGCGGTTCGCGGCCATCGCCCCCATCTGCGGCGGCGGAATCCCCTACCTCGCCCGCGAACAGCTCGCCAAGACGCCTACCTGGGTGTTCCACGGAGCTAAGGACCCCGTGGTCGCACCCAGCGAGTCCACCCGCATGGTCGACATGCTCAAGCAGACCAACCCCAACGTCAAGCTTACCATGTACCCCAACGCCGATCACGACTCCTGGACCCGAACCTACGATAACCCCGAGTTCTACAGTTGGCTCCTCAGCCATAAGCGGTAG
- the murA gene encoding UDP-N-acetylglucosamine 1-carboxyvinyltransferase, which translates to MDYFQIAGGKRLRGTVEISGSKNAALPIMAASILCEGEVVLHNVPDLADVRSMEVLLNKLGVATSRESGGTVRLKVQDEMNCHADYELVRKMRASVCVMGPLLAKRHKAQVSMPGGCNIGDRPINLHIAGLTGLGADTDLMSGDILLKAKRLTGAELFLGGPFGSTVTGTANILMAATLAEGRTVIESAACEPEVTDLASFLKVCGAQISGEGSPRITVDGVKQLKGCEYTIIPDRIEAGTFMIAGAITNGDIRLRNCRLEHLLAVVDRLRQIGVNIEREGEEVVVSSSRRLEPTTVTSQPYPGFPTDLQAQIMALLCLADGNSIITEKIYPDRFMHVAELNRLGAILRKEGPTVIVEGVKRLIGAPVMASDLRASAALVLAGLVAKGETTVNRVYHIDRGYERIERKLRPLGADIERLNRATEDS; encoded by the coding sequence GTGGACTACTTTCAGATCGCCGGAGGCAAGCGCCTTCGCGGGACGGTTGAGATCAGCGGTTCGAAGAATGCGGCGTTGCCGATCATGGCTGCGTCGATTCTGTGCGAGGGGGAGGTTGTTCTGCACAACGTGCCCGACCTGGCCGACGTGCGGAGTATGGAGGTTCTGCTCAACAAGTTAGGTGTGGCCACCTCGCGGGAGTCTGGGGGGACGGTCCGGCTCAAGGTTCAGGACGAGATGAACTGCCATGCGGACTATGAGCTGGTTCGCAAGATGCGGGCGAGTGTTTGCGTCATGGGGCCGTTGCTGGCCAAGCGGCACAAGGCTCAGGTGAGCATGCCTGGTGGCTGCAATATTGGCGACCGGCCGATCAACCTGCACATTGCCGGTTTGACGGGGCTGGGAGCGGACACCGACCTGATGAGTGGCGACATTCTACTGAAGGCCAAGCGGCTGACGGGGGCGGAGTTGTTTTTGGGTGGCCCGTTTGGATCGACAGTGACGGGTACGGCGAACATTCTGATGGCGGCCACGCTGGCCGAGGGTCGGACGGTGATCGAATCGGCCGCTTGTGAGCCGGAGGTGACCGATCTGGCCAGTTTCTTGAAGGTATGTGGGGCTCAGATTTCGGGTGAGGGCTCCCCGCGGATCACGGTGGACGGGGTCAAGCAGCTGAAGGGGTGCGAGTACACGATCATTCCGGACCGGATTGAGGCTGGGACGTTCATGATCGCCGGGGCCATTACCAACGGTGACATTCGTTTGCGTAACTGCAGGCTGGAGCACCTTTTAGCGGTGGTTGACCGGCTCCGCCAGATCGGGGTGAACATTGAGCGGGAAGGTGAGGAAGTGGTGGTGTCGAGTTCCCGACGGCTGGAGCCGACCACGGTGACCTCGCAGCCTTATCCTGGTTTCCCGACGGATTTGCAGGCTCAGATCATGGCGTTGCTCTGCTTGGCGGACGGCAACAGCATCATTACCGAGAAGATTTACCCGGACCGGTTCATGCATGTGGCCGAGCTGAACCGTCTGGGGGCGATTTTGCGTAAGGAAGGGCCGACGGTGATTGTGGAAGGAGTGAAGCGGCTGATTGGGGCTCCGGTGATGGCGTCGGATTTAAGGGCTTCGGCGGCTCTGGTTCTGGCCGGTCTGGTGGCCAAGGGGGAGACGACGGTGAACCGGGTGTATCATATTGACCGCGGGTACGAGCGGATCGAGCGGAAACTGCGGCCGCTGGGGGCGGACATTGAGCGGTTGAATCGAGCGACCGAGGACAGCTGA
- a CDS encoding SUMF1/EgtB/PvdO family nonheme iron enzyme translates to MAAVNRVWTGGLMACALAVVLASGFGCHCKNKSMTILPSPLADTAAVLPEGVSLPAGFYPLAGHYQPNSQDDDYNGWPRYIVSEKDDMIMVYVPAQAMVMGGGAGLDEVPARTVSVSHFYIDLHEVSNAQFNRFYRLAVRQDEKDSSWSPEHPLLANDPDYCGAMGRPWQVTRAFKDFWRPNVNNLHPVRNVSWWEANSYSRWTGKQLPTEAQWEAAARGSDRRKYPWGNQSTSEVTRYLCNSKTQKANYDGYEYTAPVESFAGGVSPFGVYQMAGNVAEWCSDWYDPGRYAYPSLEDPPSDVIRGPKLFSDRNYPNPQDKDNRNARVGPLRGDQRAIRGGSFADPIDSCRVETREAARPDAHLNDVGFRCILPLASAQ, encoded by the coding sequence ATGGCGGCAGTCAATCGTGTTTGGACAGGTGGCCTGATGGCGTGTGCCCTGGCCGTGGTTCTGGCATCCGGATTCGGCTGCCACTGCAAGAACAAGAGCATGACCATCCTCCCGTCGCCCCTGGCAGACACGGCGGCGGTGCTTCCCGAGGGGGTTAGTCTGCCTGCCGGGTTCTACCCGCTGGCGGGTCACTACCAGCCGAACAGCCAGGATGACGACTACAACGGCTGGCCCCGATACATCGTGTCGGAGAAGGACGACATGATCATGGTTTACGTTCCCGCTCAGGCCATGGTGATGGGCGGGGGAGCGGGTCTGGACGAGGTGCCGGCGCGGACGGTCAGCGTCAGCCACTTCTACATTGACCTGCACGAGGTCAGCAACGCCCAGTTCAACCGGTTCTATCGCCTCGCGGTTCGGCAGGACGAGAAGGATTCGTCGTGGAGTCCGGAGCATCCGTTGCTGGCGAACGATCCTGACTATTGCGGAGCGATGGGGCGTCCGTGGCAGGTGACTCGGGCTTTCAAGGACTTTTGGAGGCCGAACGTCAACAATCTGCACCCGGTCAGGAATGTGTCCTGGTGGGAGGCCAACAGTTACAGCCGCTGGACGGGCAAGCAGCTCCCGACCGAGGCTCAATGGGAAGCTGCGGCCCGTGGTTCCGACCGGCGCAAGTACCCGTGGGGTAACCAGAGCACGAGTGAGGTGACGCGCTACCTGTGCAACAGCAAGACGCAGAAGGCCAACTACGACGGCTATGAGTACACCGCCCCGGTGGAGAGCTTCGCCGGCGGCGTGAGCCCGTTCGGGGTTTATCAGATGGCCGGCAATGTGGCTGAATGGTGCTCGGACTGGTACGACCCTGGTCGTTACGCCTATCCCAGCCTGGAGGATCCGCCGTCGGATGTCATTCGCGGCCCGAAGCTGTTTAGCGACCGGAACTACCCGAATCCGCAGGACAAGGATAACCGCAATGCGCGTGTAGGTCCGCTTCGCGGCGATCAGAGGGCGATTCGAGGCGGTTCTTTTGCCGACCCGATTGACAGCTGCCGGGTAGAGACCCGGGAGGCCGCTCGTCCCGACGCCCACCTGAATGACGTCGGGTTCCGTTGCATTCTGCCACTCGCCTCGGCTCAGTGA